In Bacillus cytotoxicus NVH 391-98, the following are encoded in one genomic region:
- a CDS encoding HD domain-containing protein codes for MQVHDTVYGTFEIGSILEELIETKAMQRLKKVHQAGASFLVNPNWNVTRFEHSVGVMLLVKMLGGSEAEQVAALLHDVSHTAFSHVVDRVLHKKDEDYHELIFETVIENSEIPRILQKYGYDSKALQNWEQWKLLEQPLPALCADRIDYTLRDLYTYGMISKQEVSTFLKELTVRDQQICLRSIEAAEWFTETYYKETIDFFLHPLGSYSYHLLTEALQIALKRKRIDIEDFLLEDEQLLEKLKRCQDDEIINLLHKLHPGILLEENRQDYDICYKSGKARLIDPPVYVNQSICNASVLSDQVRVCNERAKEKFQQNIYLKIKELPR; via the coding sequence ATGCAAGTTCATGATACGGTATACGGCACTTTTGAAATAGGGAGTATATTAGAAGAACTTATCGAAACGAAAGCGATGCAAAGGTTAAAAAAAGTTCATCAAGCTGGGGCTAGTTTTTTAGTAAATCCAAATTGGAATGTTACCCGCTTTGAACATTCTGTCGGTGTTATGCTTCTTGTGAAAATGTTAGGTGGAAGTGAAGCTGAACAGGTTGCCGCTTTGTTACATGATGTATCTCATACGGCTTTTTCACATGTTGTTGATCGAGTGTTACATAAAAAAGATGAGGACTATCATGAACTTATTTTTGAAACAGTTATCGAAAATTCAGAGATACCTCGTATTTTACAAAAGTATGGATATGATTCTAAAGCACTGCAAAATTGGGAACAATGGAAGCTATTAGAACAGCCATTACCGGCCTTATGTGCAGATCGAATAGATTATACGCTTCGCGATTTATATACATATGGAATGATTTCAAAACAGGAAGTTTCTACTTTTTTAAAGGAGTTAACTGTTCGAGACCAACAAATTTGTTTACGGTCTATAGAAGCTGCTGAGTGGTTTACAGAAACATATTATAAAGAAACAATTGATTTCTTTTTACATCCATTAGGTTCGTATAGTTACCATTTATTAACGGAAGCATTACAGATTGCATTAAAAAGAAAGCGAATTGATATAGAAGATTTTTTATTGGAGGATGAGCAGTTACTTGAAAAATTAAAACGATGCCAAGATGATGAGATAATAAATTTGTTACATAAATTGCATCCAGGGATATTATTAGAAGAGAATAGACAAGACTATGATATTTGTTACAAGAGCGGAAAGGCTCGTCTAATCGATCCACCTGTGTATGTGAATCAGTCTATATGTAATGCTTCTGTTTTGTCTGATCAGGTGAGAGTTTGTAACGAAAGAGCGAAAGAGAAGTTTCAGCAAAATATATATTTAAAAATAAAGGAGTTACCAAGATGA
- a CDS encoding DUF3966 domain-containing protein: MMELSLYENTALIICFVLYVGSVIMYISRKFSQERNLEKSEITAELDMLVHENHKKQKIKEDHERPHHLNVK; this comes from the coding sequence ATGATGGAGCTGAGTCTCTATGAAAATACTGCTCTTATTATATGTTTTGTCCTTTACGTTGGTAGCGTTATTATGTATATTTCGAGGAAATTTTCACAAGAAAGAAATTTAGAGAAATCAGAAATAACAGCTGAGCTAGATATGTTAGTGCATGAAAATCATAAAAAACAGAAAATAAAAGAAGACCATGAAAGGCCCCATCATTTAAACGTAAAATAA